The window aactattctcattatcaattaatctgtcgattattttctcgattaatcgattagttgtttggtctataaaatgtctgtttccAAAACCCAAGATGGCATCCTCAAATATCTTGTATTGTCCCAATGaacagtccacaaccaaaaGACATTCAGTTTGTTGTCATAGAATAATGAAGAAACCAGATtttgaacctttcctttaacgTCAACCCCATACTGTGTACTTTGatcaggtgtccacatacttctgGCTATGTAATGTATTTAGGTACAAATAAGGACTGATCTAAATTAACTGCCAAGAACAATGCGTTCTACTGACACTGACTGATTATTGATTACTGATGAGTGGCTCCATGTGTTGCAGCACCGTGGATCTTTCAGGATGAAGATCTACGAGAGGGAGAACTTCGGAGGCCAGATGTCTGAGCTGATGGACGACTGCGAGGACATCATGGAGCGTTTCCGCATGTCCAACTGCATGTCCTGTAACGTGATGGAGGGACACTGGCTGATGTTCGAGCAGACCCAGTTCAGAGGCAGGATGGTGTACATGAGGCCCGGAGAGCACAGGACCTTCATGAACCTGGGCATGGGCAGCATGAGGTTCATGAGCATGAGGCGCATCCTGGACTCCTGCTACTAGACACTGTTAACACTGACAAATAATAAAGTGCTGTTTGTGTAAATaaggtttactgtctgtttcaTGAGCCGCAACACAAAGAGTAAAGAACAGAAATGATCCGATTAAAAACGCTATGTAAATAATAACCAAAGAAAGCTAAAGCTATTCTTTCGTTTGTatttggatccccattagcttCCACAAAGTGTTTGCTGGGCTTCCTGAGCccacgacaacaacaacaatctcaataaaacaagaaaggacaaaacaaacatagaTCACAAAAGAAGTGAAAATAATTTGACATATAATAATGAAGACAATAGAAACtagcagtaaaaacaaaaccaaaagtgtcaaaataaaagacaacaaaaagaaaatgaaatcaaaatgtttCCAATAACTAAAAGTAACATCTGAACTAAAACTGAATCTAGTTATTGATTTTTATATGTTATCTTTCATGTAAAAGTATTATTCCACATCTTTGAATGAAGCagcagctctaaatttttattccaggactccactagagtagctttgcatgattcacagttcaataAACTCATTATTtctcttatactggccctttatgcagcctcttagttcagcctctgtctctaacaggaagtcttagctcctgtctctttaaggcccccctcccgatgagccaactctgttctgattggccagctttatgTGTCAGAGGcatgttaagttaccgctgatgcaaacccaacatttcgtGCTGTACTGCCTCATATTACACATGACTAAATAACGGgtgacttttattgtgaagaatttacaggaaatgaaacgtgttcctcactgaattagcagagctctGTTAGCAGCACTAAAAACCTGAtgcaacatatggagatatttgaagctctttgttcagcagatcagtttgaaataatgcagggaggaatagtacaagcagaaacagccaatgtaatgatgatgtttgatgaagagctgcagttgaCCAGCACACCTTCAACAGGGAgatgtgtaatggagtcataGCTcagcgtgactacccccaaaacaatggaaaaatgccataaagttggcagagcggagcagtgaactcacaCACTGTGAGTGGAGCAGATGACAATATAAAACTCCATCACGAGTCGATGTCGTCTTGgtctgaaagtagaaaaaaactgttggaaactgagtgttcagagcagtctgaagttGGTGCTTTTCGCTCACAGGCAAAACGTCCACTGGCACCCCTGAGGGATCGATCAAGGGAGAGTAAGGGGGGTGGGCATGATTGTGGGGGGATTCACAGTGTTGATGATCCTGACAGCCTGAGGGAAGAAGCTGTTGAGCAGCCTGGAAGTCTGAGTATTTGTGCCTAAATTCATTACTGTCCTTACACTGTTTTATGatctaatatttattttgattcCAATTTTCCTTCATTATACGGCTTCCAGCGCACATTGTGTTAAAACACCTCTTCATATGTTTTACAGCAAAATACCTCTGCATTTAGAAAATACTGTTTCCTATGATTGTCATGGACTCTGTTTCTGgactttctgtgttttggtattgctctgtgtgtgttttaaacatcCTCTGGGTTACAAATTGTTTGTGATAACTGCATTTgccatttgtgtttctttgtgtagtTCTTGAGCTTGGCATTGTTTTTCCTTTGAGTCCTGAGGCCTGTACTatgaagcaggatttggggttagcgaggtaacttcaagtttaactctgggttttcagggttACAACAATGATTCAGCTCTTACCAGGGTACAtcaccaatcagatcactgggaataaagagtcatcattcctacaggatcccgatatggacaaaagtcctgaggttacaataaagtgacaagtaaaaaagagcaaCAATATCTTTAtaggtcagtggaaacatttcactcttccaggctttctatttccactctggctttaaaacagagcttctaacaaatgGAGAGATCCTTTATAACACTAAACACATGACAATgattttaactgcattttaattgtacaaagttgattttatccccggagtgacagctgacagtgtggatgattttacactttgattccatcactgcagctcagaataacatgagacacctgtgtgatgataactggaaataaaaaccaaagaTTGTCTTTTATTGGACAAATAATCCACTCACTGTTAATGGactcccatgattataaatgcaacatttgggtcagatactactcatcagtcattaactacttttccactctttgttTCAGTAACAGAGACAGTCTGGTattacttttaagtttttttatgtgacatattcagaatggtttcttcgTCATCAactaaatagaaaaaaacactcaaattaGAGTTAAGTCAGATATAATAATTCCTATATGTATTGTAAGCCAACCTATTTTTAATGTGTGGATATTATTCCTactgtttctacatcttcttataCTGCTGTATGATTTGCGGTAGATTTAATAAagagaacaaacacaacaactgtCTTTCTGGTATTTATTCAAGCATTTGCAAATGGGCTCAAGCTTACAGAGATCAAACGTCACTATGgctaagagaaaaaaaactcctctAAGTTACCTTATATTTATAGAAGTGAGTGAGTATGTAAAGGTATAGGTGTTTGCACAACTGTGTCTagaacaaaccaaacaaaccaaacaaaccagGTCTGTGGTTAGTCTGAGAGGAACTTAACCTATGTGCATGTTCCATCACTGGAATGCAGCGCGTAGCCACTAAGGTCACAAAGGGTCAATCCACTATTTATTTTCTGCaacaaagaagcaaaataaaAGTAAACTTGTATTTTTCCACATGAGATTACAGGCTATTGTTTGCAGGAGAATGACTGGATATTCAGTCCAATGATTAGCATGAAATCCTCCTCTAAAAGCCACAAAGAGTGACATGAACCCATGCTGGTTCTGCTTTACaaaattgatgtttttacatttaaagtgtTATCACACATACAAACCACAGAGgatgtttgattgtttttttttctaacactTGATGACATTtagacaacaaatttatgttcaaATCACTCACTCAACATCAGGTCAATATAGCAGCAACAAAATACTGGGTTAATGTTATCCAGAAATCCCTTCAAGACAAGAGGTTGTTTTAgttatattttactgttgaatAAAACTAAATCAACTATATTCTTTTCAAACTGaaatgtcacagtttgttattgattgttaacagtggtggaaggagtactcagatcctttacttaagtaaaagtatagaattattatcagctaaattcacttaaagtattaaaagtaaaagtgctcaTTTTGTAGGAAATCAGTGGCTGTGACTGATAACTGTTAAATCAGCTGGGTAAAGGGCAGAAGATAAAACACAGTTCTGCCACACaaagtttggttcatttttcacttttctccaaaTTTTGGTTTTTGTCAAACATTGGaaagttttacctctttgggcctcAGACAATTATTCATTTGGTAGAACTGCTAACAACTCAAACATCTGTAACATGACAATGAGTCAATAGTACACACAGGGGTTATGAGCCAAAAAGGTTTACcaaaggcaaaacaaaaacaaatggtttaattttttaacatttttttaatgttataagcttatcatatattatttaacgtaaaatcttcatctgaaaagaaactaaagctgtcaaattaaggtagtggagtagaaagtacaatatttccctctgaaatgtagtggagtggaagtataaattaacataaatgaagatagtcaagtaaagtacaagtacctacatattgtacataaatacagtacttgagtaaatgtgcttatttacattccaccactgatgaATGACTTGTGTATCTTCTGAATGTCATATGCACATCGTTTTACTGGTCAAAGTCAACCCAGTGTTGTACTGGTACTATGGtgctttgtgtgtctctgctgaCTCAGTGCTctgaaacacaaagcagctcGATGTTCAGGTGTATAAAAGCTGTGAGCTCAGACAGGTATGAAGCACACCAACAGCAGGCAGGCAGTACACGAACATGTCCACCACCGACATGAACATGAGGAGCAAGGTAAGTCCCAGAATGCATTGCTtctctacattttattttgaaaaacaaacacacacacaggagtgagatcagctggaaaacacacatctCTGAGTCTGAGAGTCACATGACTTTCCAACCTCTGAAGCTAGATAACAGGAGAGACTGATCAGTATTGATACTCACCCAATCAGGCTGATAATGTATTGATTATTATACAGTAATCAAGTACCGTATTAAAGTACAATTATGaagtacttgagtatttccatttgatgctactttatacttccactccactacatttcagagggaaatattgtactttctactccactacatttatttgacagctttagttacttttcagatgaagatttgacacaatggataatataacaagcttttaaaatacaacacattgttaaagatgaaaccagtggtttccaaccttttttggcttttgacgtcttacaaaaagcagtgtgtagtcggggtcacatttcacatgtctatgagttgttaacagctccaccaaatagtgatttttccctctaaacttctcacatgctttcatttcaataaatgttcatatgatccaatatttcagcaaaaatcaaagattagagaaaaagtccaaaaactgaaaacagatttgtgtatcagaacttagttttttcttctttcctctcccattaatcatctcacgacccctcacatttatctgctgaccctttggaggggccccgacccctaggttgggaaccactggactaaactagctaactgtatataaagtagttgaaactagctccacctccagcagctacaacagtaacatgctgctctaacactgatgcttcactattaataatctaatgatgtcatatataataatatatcagtcagagggaccaaatcactacttttactacaatactttaactacatcaagctcataatacttatgtacttttactgcaatattttaactacatcaagctgataatacttatgtacttttactgcaatattttaactacatcaagctgataatacttatgtaatTTTACTTacgtaggatttttcatgcaggacttttacttgtaatggagtaaagCTGTgaccaatgattattttcatatatacagtatagacaacaactcttctgtctctgtctcagatCGTCTTCTACGAGGAGAGGAACTTCCAGGGTCGTTCCTATGAGTGCAACAGTGACTGCCCCGACCTGTCCACCTTCCTGAGCAGGTGTCAGTCCTGCAGGGTGGAGAAAGGCTGCTTCATGGTCTATGACCGCACCAACTTCATGGGCAACCAGTACTTCCTGAGGAGGGGCGAGTACTCCGACTACATGAGCATGATGGGAATGAGCGACTGCATCAGGTCCTGCCGCATGATCCCCATGGTAACCACACAACCAATCACAttacagactgactgacagtaAGACTTTCACAATGTAAGGACGTGGAGGTCGGAGTGGTGGAAGGACGAGTAGCACGTCTGACTTTCATACACAGTGACAagagtttagagctgcaactaacaactattctcattatcaattaatctgtcaattattttcttgattaatcaattagttgtttggtctataaaatgtcagataatggTGAAAAGTGTCGATCACTGTTTTCAAAGCCCAAGGTGGCGTCCTCAAATACCTTGTATTGTCCTGATGAACAATCCACAActgaaagatattcagtttactgtcaaagaataacaaagaaaccagaaaatattcatatttgagaagctgaaatcagaaaatttgattttttttcttaaaaaaatattccaaacgattaatcgataatcaaaatagttaaatTGTGACCTTCAGGAAGAGcccaacattttgggaaacactgtctTCTTTTCTGAGAGTCAGATGTTTGGATGGACATCAGGGTCAGCTCAATATGGAGCTGAAGTCAGgtgtggttagcttagcttagcataaagactggaaacgggggaacagctagcctggctctgtccaaaggttacAAAATCCGGCACCtgtaaagctcactgattaacatgatatatcttaatttttttatctgtgcaaaaactaaaatgtaaaaatgtatagTTCTGCGCCTGAAACCACAAACAAATAAGAAAGCCAACAAGTGTACTTATTGTATTCTCCAATCATCCTTTAATTAAGTGTTTTGATCATAGTTTATTCTCCATAACCACCATCTTTCTCCAACATGAACCAGACTGTAGTTACCACAAGCAGATGATGTAGAAAGAGAGGATTTTAAAAACGCTGGCAGGGTAAATCCAACCAGGTGTAACAGTAAAGTTTATTCTTCAGCATTCATagaataaacatgttttgttaaTGTGATCGTGAGTTCTGAATATTGTCGagtaagaaaaataattattctGTCATTGAGACCAAAAGCTTCTCAGGAAATATGTTGTCCCTTTCATGTGTGACTCTTTCCTACAACACTATGttaaatttatatatttgtttatctaaTTGGTATAAAACTTATCCCACTGATCTGTTTTCTAAGTTAAAaggttagattttttttaagttttgctTATGCTTTTgctaagataaaaaaaaaaaaacagttcacacAGTCTGCTCCTTAGGataaatactgtatactatTTGTCCAAAAGTATATCGACAGTCCTGTCCACGGTTTGGTCTAGGCCTCTTAGTTTCAgcaaaaaattacatttgacaCAAAGTGTTCTACTTTTGTGCCGACAGTTTTGTCTCGTTTCCCATTTCAACATTAAACATAAAGACTTCAgatagtgtttccctgttggaagtatagtaagaaaaacagggactttggcactaaaaaagactgtaacgttgaaagatatctacttgatttgacatatatggatgactgaagcttcacattagcttcaggaaaacttttaaatacagaaggaggactgtggattttgtcccccatcacttaagttgtaattgcattatgaagggatcttctaatggtcagcatgaagaagaggaatgattacagcaagaaaaatctgttttgatGTTCATTTGGTTTCCTAACTGTTGtgttaagacagacttgaaaaattttgaacctatcctttaacctCAACCCCATAGAATGTACTTTGatcaggtgtccacatacttctgGCTATGTAATGTATTTAGATAAAAATAAGGACTGATCTAAATGAACTCCCAAGAACTCCTCATGTGTTCTACTGACACTGACTGATTATTGATTACTGATGAGTGGCTCCATGTGTTGCAGCACCGTGGATCTTTCAGGATGAAGATCTACGAGAGGGAGAACTTCGGAGGCCAGATGTCCGAGCTGATGGACGACTGCGAGGACATCATGGAGCGTTTCCGCATGTCCAACTGCATGTCCTGTAACGTGATGGAGGGACACTGGCTGATGTTCGAGCAGCCCCAGTTCAGAGGCAGGATGGTGTACATGAGGCCTGGAGAGCACAGGACCTTCATGAACCTGGGCATGGGCAGCATGAGGTTCATGAGCATGAGGCGCATCCTGGACTCCTGCTACTAGACACTGTTAACACTGAGAAATAATAAAGTGCTGTTTGTTTAAATaaggtttactgtctgtttcaTGAGCCgcaacacaaagaaacagaaattatcAAATTAAAGATGCTATGTAAATACTAACCAAAGAAAGCTAAAGCTATTcgtctgttttttatttggatccccattagcttCCACAATGTGTTCACTGGGCTTCCTGAGCTCCACAAAACAACACCGACAatctcattaaaacaagaaaggacaaaacaaacatagaTCAGAAAAGAAGTGACAATAATTTGACGTATAATAATGAAGACAATAGAAActagcaataaaaacaaaaacaaaagtatcaaaataaaaaacaaaaagaaaatgaaatcaaatgtttcCAATAACTAAAAGTAACATCTGAACTAAAATTTAATGTACTTATTGATTTTTCTACATTAtctttgatgtaaaaatactattCCACATCCCTGAATGAAGCAGCagctttaaaggggacctattatgttcatttccagctctaaaCCTTTATTCCAGGAATcaactagagtagctttgcatgattcacagtttaattaattcattatttatcttatactggccctttatgcagcccctcagtttagcctctgtctctaacaggcagtcttagctcctgtctctttaaggcccccctcccgatgagcccactctgttctgattggccagctttatgTATCAGAGGcatgttaagttaccgctgatgcaaacccaatatttcctgctttactgcttcatattaaacatgacTAAATAataggagacttttattgtgaagaatttacaggaaattaaatgtgttcctcactaAATTAGTGGAGCTTCGTTAGCGttaacatatggagatatttgaagctctttgttcagcagatcagttcgaaataatgcagggaagaatagtacaagcagaaacagccatagtgatgatgatgtttgatgaagcgCTGCAGATGCctagcacacctccaacaggtaaactactcattttattttgccctgatgtgtaatggagtcatggcttgTCGTGACTACctccaaaacaatggaaaaatgccataatattagcggagcagagcagtTAACTCACTCTCTGTGAGTGAAGCACATGACCATTTAAATAATTATGCAACGAGTTGGTGTCTGCTTGGGCTGAAAGTCCAAACACTGTTGGAAaccaagtgttcagagcagtctgaagttggtgctttttgctcacagggattagttctacatacgtttacctcattatttgacatgttgaccacatttaatatgaacatccaatgttgtaacattatatatataactgaaaatcaggaaaaagcataataggtcccctttaagtcCAGTCATGCTAAactcatgctaatgctaactatCTTAGCAGATGTTCAGTAGCTGCCATCTCGCTTGAGTGAAATTCATGTGATTCTGTGCATCATTCAACATCAATAAGCAGCATAGAAACAGTTCATAAACACTATAATGTAATAAGCAGGGAAATAAAGTGTttgtacatatgtatatatgttgtataatataatttacagaacaagaatatgaaatatgttaGTATTTATATACCAGATGATTTACACAAGACATACAACTGTTAACAAAGGGCTGTTTGGTGTTCTAGGCAAAACGTCCACTGGCACCCCTGACGGAGTcaggcctgtactacgaagcaggatttggggttagcgaggtaacttcaggtttaactctgggttttcagggttACAATAGTAATTCATTTCTTACCAgggtacatcaccatggtaaaaTATGatgaacagctaacctgctctggagcaggttaacttcagaggatcagATCACAACCTATCAACACCCTGACcattgaccaatcagatcactggaaataaagagtcatcattcctacaggatcccgatatggacaaaagtcctgaggttacaataaagtgacaagtaaaaaagagcaatatatatctttatagatcagtggaaacattttattcttccaggctttctatttccactctggttttaaaacagagcttctaacaaatgGAGAGATCCTTTataacactaaacacataacGATgattttaactgcattttaattgtacaaagttgattttatccccggagtgacagctgacagtgtggatgattttacactttgattccatcactgcagctcagaataacatgagacacctgtgtgatgataactggaaataaaaaccaaagattgtcttttattagacaAATAATCCACTCACTGTTAATTGactcccatgattataaatgcaacatttgggtcagatactactcatcagtcattaactacttttccactctttgttTCAGTAACAGAGACAGTCTGGTattacttttaagtttttttatgtgacatattcagaatggtttcttcgTCATCCAACGAAATagttaaaaatactaattaagtCATATATACTAATTCCAACATGTATTAAGccttagcctacttttaatatgtggaaatcatttctagtgtttctacatcttcttattctgttgtatgatttgtggtagaattttctgtatttaataAAGAGATCAAACACAACAACTGTCTTTCTGGTATTTATTCAGGCATTTGCAAATGGGCTCAAGCTTACAGAGATCAAAGGTCTCTACGGCTAAGAACAAAAAACTCCTAtaagtttttacatttaaagtatTATCACATATACAAACCACAGaggatgttcttttttttctaatggtGGATGACATTTAGACAACAGATTTATATTCAAATCAATCACTAAAAATCACTCAACATTGGGTCAATATAGCAGTAACGCAATACTGGGTTAATGTTACCCAGAAATCCACTCAAGACAAGaggttattttagttttattttacagatccaTAACTTACACATGTCTCTTATCTCCTCTATCCACCTCTTATAGGTGATGGTCAGCAAAGCTTCTACCAAGTTGAACACTACGTTCAGATCAGTTCATATAGCAAACCAAACAACACTCACTGACAGATTACATTAAAAGGTTCACatcaataaatgtatttttttagttttttttttaatacattaatcaatgtattttaaaaaaatcacttacaGTATTCCTCATCAAGTTACCTGTTAAAGCTAATGACTCATTATTCAGCAcgacttaaaggataaggctttctaatttttcttattgtcaacaaatctcatgtttggagccaaaccaagaacaaaccacaTCCTCGTTCATGCACAGTGGCCTCGTTATGACATGGAAATACtttccagagactgaaaacataatCGCCGGTATTAGTCTTTGGAGACGTTTCTATACTAAAGTAACCAAACTCTTCACAATgcaggaacatgtcacccagtgcagcgatgtggctcactgacttgtttttgatagttttggacataacaatggaggtctacggcacagaggaataagatatatcaggctttggatacacacacaatacttgtaagtagatcagttcattgttggtttgtctctaaacatgagatttgttgacaataagaaaaacatagaaaatcaccagcaaCATCCTTTAACCTTTATATagcacacattattattattattattattattacttaatCTATTTGATATCTGCTCAGTTGgacatttttaattaacttttatccatttaaacattttaatataatgcaAGCTCAAATAAGCATACACATTCTTGTTCTTAACTTGAAATATATATTCTTAttcatgattattttattctattatgtTCTACTCTCATATTTTACTTAATCTTAGTGTGCTCTTCTGTGTcttattctgcttttttcttgtcTCTGTGCTGTATCACCAAGTCAAGTTCCTGTTTACATTGTATATTTGGCAAAtaaaatgattctgattctgatattatatgttcatattatatttatatatgttttcaCATTATGCTTGATTATATtaaatgtgcaaacacactaatataaatataactatCTGTTGATTATCAGTAAACTGTTGGTGTCTACAAACATGTTGATGGTCATAAAGATTTCTGACTTTGATTGAATTGTtgtctgtgaatatttttattttcctctgctctgtttgATCTGATCTTTTATTGATACTTTGGGTTCatgagattattttttaaatttacaaacTATGCTTCACTTTTTCCTTCTTCAGTAATTCAAACCCTGCCCACCACTCAGCATCTATAAGCAGCATAGAAACAGTTAATAAACATTATTATGTAATTAGCAGATAAAAG is drawn from Thunnus thynnus chromosome 5, fThuThy2.1, whole genome shotgun sequence and contains these coding sequences:
- the LOC137183610 gene encoding gamma-crystallin M2-like; this encodes MSTTDMNMRSKIVFYEERNFQGRSYECNSDCPDMSSFLSRCQSCRVERGCFMVYDRTNFMGNQYFLRRGEYSDYMSMMGMSDCIRSCRMIPMHRGSFRMKIYERENFGGQMSELMDDCEDIMERFRMSNCMSCNVMEGHWLMFEQTQFRGRMVYMRPGEHRTFMNLGMGSMRFMSMRRILDSCY
- the LOC137183611 gene encoding gamma-crystallin M2-like, producing MSTTDMNMRSKIVFYEERNFQGRSYECNSDCPDLSTFLSRCQSCRVEKGCFMVYDRTNFMGNQYFLRRGEYSDYMSMMGMSDCIRSCRMIPMHRGSFRMKIYERENFGGQMSELMDDCEDIMERFRMSNCMSCNVMEGHWLMFEQPQFRGRMVYMRPGEHRTFMNLGMGSMRFMSMRRILDSCY